One Calditrichota bacterium genomic window, GCGGCCTTCCGACGACCTGGTGGGCAAGCTGCAGTACCTGGTCGATCACCCGCAGGTGGTGGAGGAATACCGCCATAAGGTCCTGCAACGTGCCCGGGCCTGTTACAGTTGGGACGCCGTGACGCGGAGCTATGAGCGGCTCTTCCGGGCATTGGTGGATGGGAATGCCTTCGTGCGCCACCGCGTGGCGGTTCGCTCGGCAGCGGAGGTGTAAGCGATGAGCACCGGGAACGAGACGCCGCGCATCCTGGCCATTGTGCCGGCGCTGAACGAAGAGCGCAACGTGGGGCGCGTGGTGGCGCAATTGCGCGCTCACCCCCGTGCCATCGACGTGCTGGTGGTGGACGACGGCTCCACTGACAACACCGCGGCAGTAGCTCGGGCCCAAGGGGCACGCGTCATTAGCTTGCCGTTCAACCTGGGCATCGGGGGCGCGGTGCAGACCGGGTTCAAGTATGCGCAGCGGCATGGCTATGACATTGCCGTGCAAGTGGACGGGGACGGTCAGCACGACGTGCGCGAGATCGACAAGCTGCTGGAGCCCGTGTTGTCGGGCGAGGCGGATGTGGTCATCGGCTCGCGCTATAAGGGAGCCGTTACTTACAGAGCTCCTTTCATGCGGCGGGTGGGCATGGTCATCTTCGCGCTGGTCAATTCGCTCATCATCAGGCAGAGGGTGGCCGACAACACTTCTGGCTTCCGCGCCTTCAATCGGCGGGCCATCTTGTTCCTGGCGCGTGACTACCCTGCAGACTACCCGGAACCTGAAGCGGTGGTGCTTCTTGGCCGCTCCGGCTTCCGGTTGATGGAGGTGGCTGTCAACATGAATCAACGTCTGCACGGTCGCTCCTCCATCGATTCGTTTCAGGCGATGTACTTCATGATCAAGGTGCTGTTGGCAGTGGTGGTGGATTTGTTTCGTTATTCACCGCAGCGAGGGGAGCAGGTGCCATGAACATGCGCATTCAGATAATCGCCATCGCGGGAAGCCTGCTCATCGCAGGCTTCATCTTCGAATTGATTAGGAAGCGCAAGCTGCTGGAGCGGTATTCCTTGCTTTGGTTCGGTTCGGCGCTGGTCATGGTAATTCTGTCCATCTGGCGTGGCCTGTTGGATAAGGCTGCCGCCCTCATGGGCGTCTACTATGCCCCGTCGGCGCTGTTCATTGTGGCTCTTGGCTGCGGCGTGGTCCTGTTTGTGCACTTTACCATCGTCATCTCCGGCCTGAGCGAGCAGAACAAGGTGCTTGCCCAAGAAGTGGGGCTGCTGCGGGAAGAGTTGGCATGCCTGCGAGAGATCGTGGGACAAGGCGCTTCGGCCAGAGGCGGCGCAGAGGGAGAGGCATAGCGTGTACACCGGCCTGCTGACCTGGGTGCGGCAGAGTCTGCGCGCACCGTGGAAGGTTGCAGTTCTGGTGGGCGCCTTAGCGTTCATGGTCAGGGCCGGTTTTGCGCTGACGCTGGAGGAACGCTGGTACTTTTACGACACAGTTCACTACGACGCCGCTGCGCGCAGCCTGCTTCGCGGCGAAGGATTTCGCTACGAACGACCGTTCTTCGGCACGACCGCGTACAGCTTGGAGCCTCTTTACCCGTTGTTTCTGGCTGGCAACTATGCGCTATTCGGGCGATGGTTTTCGGCCGTGCGCATAGTGCAGGCAGTGCTTGGGGCGCTAACCTGCGTGCTGGTTTTTTTCCTGGCAGCGCAGCTTTTTGACCGAAAGGCAGCGGCACTGGCCGGCTTCGTGTGTGCCATCTACCCGCACCTGATTTTTGTCAGCAATTTGCTCTATCCGGAGCAGCTCTTCACGCTGCTCTTGGCGGGGGGCATGTGGTACGTGGTAAAGTACTCCCGTTCGGCCAAGACGGGATACGTCTTCGGCATGGCCGTCCTCTTAGGGCTGGCCGCCCTTGCCAAGGGGATTGCCGTGTCGCTCTTGCCGGTGCTGGCGCTGTGGGGGTTGCTCTTCGCACCCGTGGGCGCGAAGCGCCGTTTTGGGCATGTGGCCCTTCTGGTCGTGGTAACCGCGGTAGTATTGCTCCCATGGAGCCTCAGGAACTACCGAGTGTTCGGCAAGATAGCTCCGGTGCGTGCGCACGCCACCATGGTCCTCGACGAGCGATTTGCTCAGAAAGATGAACCGTTGGTTTCCCAATGGCTTCACGGCAAAGTGACCACCGGACGCTTTGCGCTGCGGTAC contains:
- a CDS encoding DUF2304 domain-containing protein; the encoded protein is MNMRIQIIAIAGSLLIAGFIFELIRKRKLLERYSLLWFGSALVMVILSIWRGLLDKAAALMGVYYAPSALFIVALGCGVVLFVHFTIVISGLSEQNKVLAQEVGLLREELACLREIVGQGASARGGAEGEA
- a CDS encoding glycosyltransferase family 2 protein; the encoded protein is MSTGNETPRILAIVPALNEERNVGRVVAQLRAHPRAIDVLVVDDGSTDNTAAVARAQGARVISLPFNLGIGGAVQTGFKYAQRHGYDIAVQVDGDGQHDVREIDKLLEPVLSGEADVVIGSRYKGAVTYRAPFMRRVGMVIFALVNSLIIRQRVADNTSGFRAFNRRAILFLARDYPADYPEPEAVVLLGRSGFRLMEVAVNMNQRLHGRSSIDSFQAMYFMIKVLLAVVVDLFRYSPQRGEQVP
- a CDS encoding glycosyltransferase family 39 protein — its product is MYTGLLTWVRQSLRAPWKVAVLVGALAFMVRAGFALTLEERWYFYDTVHYDAAARSLLRGEGFRYERPFFGTTAYSLEPLYPLFLAGNYALFGRWFSAVRIVQAVLGALTCVLVFFLAAQLFDRKAAALAGFVCAIYPHLIFVSNLLYPEQLFTLLLAGGMWYVVKYSRSAKTGYVFGMAVLLGLAALAKGIAVSLLPVLALWGLLFAPVGAKRRFGHVALLVVVTAVVLLPWSLRNYRVFGKIAPVRAHATMVLDERFAQKDEPLVSQWLHGKVTTGRFALRYLQEFAHFWTPSLGRLQSRNEFTTRWANVVSVLAAGPVLCLALVGVWCCRRRVRDVVPLLLVVLTFACSYSFFLTHVRYRLPVEPYLIILASVGWWCVWGRMRPGERRALAAPFLRPDDNGT